The Bombus fervidus isolate BK054 chromosome 6, iyBomFerv1, whole genome shotgun sequence genome contains a region encoding:
- the Ndae1 gene encoding na[+]-driven anion exchanger 1 isoform X4: protein MQRTMDPEEISDSYDTSPWMQPGIGGGGGAAHVGGTGDDEAPKDPGVRITHQSYTEKDFEGHRAHTVYVGVHLPGERRHRRHHKHHHSQRQLGTSSTDKENVDNDRPRQLLMTRRSRLSNICDPDGEMILTPPAQRVQFILGEEVGDDAHESHPLFSEMEELVKDGDEMEWKETARWIKFEEDVEEGGNRWSKPHVATLSLHALFELRSLLLNGTVMLDMEAASLEQIADLVLDNMINKGSLPIEAREKVREALLVRHRHQHERRKDNNMSRLPIIRSLAEIGRNHSSSKNSDCTCGLHALLTSDLQERRDARDAYAPSVARSSSCPNSNTALLSKEAKDLKGPYLLVPVEESNSAPAIAGATSHGSGPALNAGSRFLAIPGNPGQEPGTNGMDRSPSSVSISRNHSSSALENGDANHKGNTHFMRKIPAGAEASNILVGEVDFLDKTLSAFIRLSQAGIMGDLTEVPVPTRFIFVLLGPTGGITGFHEIGRAMATLMSDEVFHDVAYKAKNRNHLLAGIDEFLDAVTVLPPGEWDPAIRIEPPAAIPSQDVRKRPKEEKPKEDPDDEADEQKLREESGLSRTGRLFGGLINDIKRKVPFYFSDFKDALALQCVASFIFLYFACLSPIITFGGLLSEATGKNMAAMESLVSGFVCGIGYGFFSGQPLTILGSTGPVLVFETIVYEFCKKSDWNYMSFRFWIGSWITLILVILVAIDASAFVCYITRFTEENFATLIAFIFIYKAIENVLSIGKKYPINTHANEPFNYECWCKPPNGSLPSSYDNINWTALDQKICQSYNGTLVGDGCNLPHYTPDVFLMSIILFMGTFLLSIELKDFKNALFFPSKVRQVVSDFAVIIAIFSMSTLDHFVNIPTPKLEVPEEFKPTLAGRGWMIWPFQNNPWWSAIVACLPALLGTILIFMDQQITAVIVNRKENKLKKGCGYHLDLFVLAILIEICSVMGLPWFVAATVLSINHVNSLKLESECAAPGEKPQFLGVREQRVTHILIFLMIGCSVLLTPMLRHIPMPVLFGVFLYMGVASLKGLQFFDRILIMLMPVKYQPDYMFLRQVPLKRVHLFTTIQLTCLACLWIIKSFSSTSILFPLMLVVMIGIRKSLDLLFTQRELKILDDVMPEPSRKHAEDLRQLESGEEQNESMGYGPSGNIQISLANGNIMKIPMASINISEEVNKTGIWQQVNEGNEKTKQVKLINAGKQKKHSKKENVLMADETTRLTTMTEEDEDDSGISIKVFNDEKQYPTFAMTLFLR from the exons ATGCAACGAACTATGGACCCTGAGGAAATATCTGACAGCTATGATACATC acCGTGGATGCAGCCAGGTATCGGAGGCGGAGGTGGCGCGGCCCACGTAGGTGGGACAGGTGACGACGAGGCTCCGAAAGATCCCGGTGTTCGGATCACTCATCAATCTTACACCGAGAAAGACTTCGAAG GTCACAGAGCGCACACGGTATATGTGGGCGTGCATCTACCAGGCGAAAGGAGACATCGTCGTCATCACAAGCACCATCATTCTCAACGTCAGTTGGGAACAAGCAGTACCGATAAGGAGAATGTCGACAACGATAGGCCCA GACAATTGCTGATGACTCGAAGGAGTCGACTATCTAATATCTGCGATCCCGACGGCGAGATGATAC TTACGCCGCCAGCCCAGAGGGTGCAGTTTATTCTGGGCGAGGAAGTCGGGGACGATGCACACGAGTCCCACCCCCTCTTCTCCGAGATGGAGGAGCTCGTCAAGGATGGTGACGAGATGGAATGGAAGGAAACGGCCAG GTGGATTAAGTTCGAGGAAGACGTGGAGGAGGGTGGAAATAGGTGGAGCAAACCTCACGTAGCGACGCTCTCGCTACACGCTCTTTTCGAGCTGAGGAGCCTGCTGTTAAATGGGACTGTGATGTTGGACATGGAGGCGGCGAGTTTGGAACAAATCGCCGATTTGGTACTCGATAACATGATCAACAAAGGCTCCTTGCCGATCGAGGCGAGGGAAAAG GTCAGGGAAGCTCTTCTGGTGAGGCATCGGCATCAACACGAGAGACGCAAGGATAACAACATGTCCAGGCTACCAATTATCAGATCCTTGGCCGAAATAGGTCGAAATCATTCCTCTTCGAAAA ATTCCGACTGTACTTGTGGTTTGCATGCGTTGTTGACGTCAGATTTACAGGAGCGTCGCGACGCTAGGGACGCCTACGCTCCCTCCGTCGCTCGCAGTAGCAGTTGCCCGAATTCGAATACGGCTCTGCTTTCGAAAGAAGCAAAAGATCTGAAAGGACCGTACCTTTTAGTTCCAG TGGAGGAATCGAATTCTGCCCCGGCGATCGCCGGCGCTACAAGTCACGGCAGTGGGCCAGCGCTGAATGCCGGTAGCCGCTTCCTTGCCATACCCGGTAATCCCG GCCAAGAACCAGGCACCAACGGGATGGATCGAAGTCCAAGCAGCGTGTCAATTAGCCGAAATCACAGTTCGTCCGCCTTAGAAAACGGAGACGCAAATCACAAG GGTAATACTCATTTTATGCGGAAAATACCAGCTGGAGCCGAGGCGAGCAACATTCTCGTAGGAGAAGTCGATTTTTTAGATAAAACGCTGTCAGCCTTTATTCGGCTAAGCCAGGCGGGAATAATGGGTGACTTAACGGAAGTTCCTGTGCCAACAAGATTTATATTTGTCCTGCTCGGACCTACG GGAGGAATCACAGGTTTCCACGAGATCGGCCGTGCCATGGCTACGTTGATGTCCGACGAGGTCTTCCACGACGTGGCGTACAAGGCCAAGAACAGAAATCATCTGCTTGCAGGAATCGACGAGTTTTTAGACGCTGTTACGGTTCTACCACCAGGAGAATGGGACCCTGCGATCAGAATAGAACCACCTGCCGCTATTCCTTCGCAG GATGTAAGGAAGCGaccaaaagaagaaaaaccgAAGGAAGACCCAGACGACGAAGCAGACGAGCAAAAGTTGAGGGAAGAATCCGGTCTCTCGAGAACTGGTAGACTTTTCGGTGGCTTGATAAACGACATAAAGAGAAAAGTGCCGTTTTATTTTTCCGACTTCAAGGACGCGTTAGCTCTTCAATGCGTAGCCTCTTTTATCTTCCTGTATTTTGCCTGCCTCTCACCTATAATTACATTCGGTGGTTTGTTGAGCGAAGCCACAGGCAAAAATATGGCCGCCATGGAGTCGCTCGTTTCCGGTTTCGTTTGCGGCATCGGATATGGATTTTTCTCTGGTCAACCTCTCACCATTCTCGGTTCCACCGGCCCGGTTTTAGTCTTCGAGACGATAGTCTACGAATTTTGCAA GAAATCAGATTGGAACTACATGTCGTTCCGCTTCTGGATCGGCTCGTGGATAACACTGATTCTGGTAATCCTCGTGGCGATCGACGCTAGCGCTTTCGTGTGCTACATCACGCGGTTCACGGAGGAGAACTTCGCCACTCTGATCGCGTTTATCTTCATTTACAAG GCCATCGAAAACGTATTGTCCATCGGCAAAAAGTATCCTATAAATACTCATGCGAACGAACCGTTCAACTACGAGTGTTGGTGCAAGCCGCCGAATGGCAGCCTACCGTCTAGCTACGACAACATTAATTGGACGGCTCTCGATCAAAAAATATGCCAG AGTTACAACGGCACGCTGGTGGGCGATGGTTGCAACCTACCGCACTACACACCCGATGTGTTCCTCATGTCAATTATACTATTCATGGGCACATTCTTGCTATCCATCGAGCTCAAAGATTTCAAGAACGCTCTCTTCTTTCCATCAAAG GTCAGACAGGTGGTCAGTGATTTTGCGGTAATCATCGCGATTTTTTCGATGAGCACGCTCGACCATTTCGTGAATATTCCGACGCCCAAGCTCGAAGTACCGGAGGAATTCAAGCCGACGTTGGCCGGTCGGGGATGGATGATCTGGCCTTTTCAAAACAATCCATGGTGGAGCGCCATCGTCGCGTGTCTACCAGCTCTCTTAGGCACTATACTGATTTTTATGGATCAACAAATTACAGCCGTGATAGTCAATAGGAAAGAGAACAAATTAAAG AAAGGATGCGGCTATCATTTGGATCTGTTCGTCCTTGCGATCCTGATAGAAATTTGCTCGGTGATGGGACTGCCCTGGTTCGTCGCGGCAACGGTACTCTCGATCAATCACGTGAATTCGTTGAAGCTGGAATCGGAATGTGCCGCGCCAGGTGAAAAACCGCAGTTCCTCGGTGTCCGCGAACAGCGTGTTACACacattttaatctttttgaTGATCGGCTGCTCGGTTCTGCTCACGCCAATGCTGAGACACATACCGATGCCGGTGCTGTTTGGAGTTTTCCTCTACATGGGAGTTGCTTCGTTGAAGGGACTTCAATTTTTCGACAGAATATTAATCATGCTGATGCCGGTTAAATACCAACCTGACTATATGTTCCTTCGGCag GTACCATTGAAACGCGTTCATCTGTTTACAACGATACAGTTGACTTGTTTAGCCTGCTTGTGGATTATCAAATCTTTCAGCAGCACCTCCATCCTGTTTCCTTTGATG ttGGTGGTGATGATCGGGATACGAAAGTCCTTAGACTTGTTGTTCACTCAACGCGAGTTAAAGATCTTGGACGACGTAATGCCGGAACCAAGCAGGAAACACGCCGAAGATCTACGACAACTGGAGAGCGGCGAG GAACAGAACGAGTCTATGGGATACGGACCGTCGGGAAACATACAGATTTCGTTAGCGAACGGCAACATTATGAAGATCCCAATGGCGAGCATCAATATCAGCGAAGAGGTGAATAAAACCGGGATTTGGCAACAAGTGAACGAAGGCAACGAGAAAACGAAACAAGTGAAACTTATCAA CGCGGGAAAGCAGAAGAAGCactcgaagaaagaaaacgtgtTGATGGCTGACGAGACTACGAGGTTGACTACGATGACCGAAGAGGACGAAGATGACAGTGGAATCTCTATCAAG GTTTTCAACGACGAGAAACAGTATCCGACATTTGCAATGACGTTATTCTTACGATGA
- the Ndae1 gene encoding na[+]-driven anion exchanger 1 isoform X16 has translation MQRTMDPEEISDSYDTSPWMQPGIGGGGGAAHVGGTGDDEAPKDPGVRITHQSYTEKDFEGHRAHTVYVGVHLPGERRHRRHHKHHHSQRQLGTSSTDKENVDNDRPRQLLMTRRSRLSNICDPDGEMILTPPAQRVQFILGEEVGDDAHESHPLFSEMEELVKDGDEMEWKETARWIKFEEDVEEGGNRWSKPHVATLSLHALFELRSLLLNGTVMLDMEAASLEQIADLVLDNMINKGSLPIEAREKVREALLVRHRHQHERRKDNNMSRLPIIRSLAEIGRNHSSSKNSDCTCGLHALLTSDLQERRDARDAYAPSVARSSSCPNSNTALLSKEAKDLKGPYLLVPDEFGIPHVVGFTAWFAMCQLKVEESNSAPAIAGATSHGSGPALNAGSRFLAIPGNPGQEPGTNGMDRSPSSVSISRNHSSSALENGDANHKGNTHFMRKIPAGAEASNILVGEVDFLDKTLSAFIRLSQAGIMGDLTEVPVPTRFIFVLLGPTGGITGFHEIGRAMATLMSDEVFHDVAYKAKNRNHLLAGIDEFLDAVTVLPPGEWDPAIRIEPPAAIPSQDVRKRPKEEKPKEDPDDEADEQKLREESGLSRTGRLFGGLINDIKRKVPFYFSDFKDALALQCVASFIFLYFACLSPIITFGGLLSEATGKNMAAMESLVSGFVCGIGYGFFSGQPLTILGSTGPVLVFETIVYEFCKKSDWNYMSFRFWIGSWITLILVILVAIDASAFVCYITRFTEENFATLIAFIFIYKAIENVLSIGKKYPINTHANEPFNYECWCKPPNGSLPSSYDNINWTALDQKICQSYNGTLVGDGCNLPHYTPDVFLMSIILFMGTFLLSIELKDFKNALFFPSKVRQVVSDFAVIIAIFSMSTLDHFVNIPTPKLEVPEEFKPTLAGRGWMIWPFQNNPWWSAIVACLPALLGTILIFMDQQITAVIVNRKENKLKKGCGYHLDLFVLAILIEICSVMGLPWFVAATVLSINHVNSLKLESECAAPGEKPQFLGVREQRVTHILIFLMIGCSVLLTPMLRHIPMPVLFGVFLYMGVASLKGLQFFDRILIMLMPVKYQPDYMFLRQVPLKRVHLFTTIQLTCLACLWIIKSFSSTSILFPLMLVVMIGIRKSLDLLFTQRELKILDDVMPEPSRKHAEDLRQLESGEEQNESMGYGPSGNIQISLANGNIMKIPMASINISEEVNKTGIWQQVNEGNEKTKQVKLINAGKQKKHSKKENVLMADETTRLTTMTEEDEDDSGISIKVDLIRSKESISPLTINGTTSAETSV, from the exons ATGCAACGAACTATGGACCCTGAGGAAATATCTGACAGCTATGATACATC acCGTGGATGCAGCCAGGTATCGGAGGCGGAGGTGGCGCGGCCCACGTAGGTGGGACAGGTGACGACGAGGCTCCGAAAGATCCCGGTGTTCGGATCACTCATCAATCTTACACCGAGAAAGACTTCGAAG GTCACAGAGCGCACACGGTATATGTGGGCGTGCATCTACCAGGCGAAAGGAGACATCGTCGTCATCACAAGCACCATCATTCTCAACGTCAGTTGGGAACAAGCAGTACCGATAAGGAGAATGTCGACAACGATAGGCCCA GACAATTGCTGATGACTCGAAGGAGTCGACTATCTAATATCTGCGATCCCGACGGCGAGATGATAC TTACGCCGCCAGCCCAGAGGGTGCAGTTTATTCTGGGCGAGGAAGTCGGGGACGATGCACACGAGTCCCACCCCCTCTTCTCCGAGATGGAGGAGCTCGTCAAGGATGGTGACGAGATGGAATGGAAGGAAACGGCCAG GTGGATTAAGTTCGAGGAAGACGTGGAGGAGGGTGGAAATAGGTGGAGCAAACCTCACGTAGCGACGCTCTCGCTACACGCTCTTTTCGAGCTGAGGAGCCTGCTGTTAAATGGGACTGTGATGTTGGACATGGAGGCGGCGAGTTTGGAACAAATCGCCGATTTGGTACTCGATAACATGATCAACAAAGGCTCCTTGCCGATCGAGGCGAGGGAAAAG GTCAGGGAAGCTCTTCTGGTGAGGCATCGGCATCAACACGAGAGACGCAAGGATAACAACATGTCCAGGCTACCAATTATCAGATCCTTGGCCGAAATAGGTCGAAATCATTCCTCTTCGAAAA ATTCCGACTGTACTTGTGGTTTGCATGCGTTGTTGACGTCAGATTTACAGGAGCGTCGCGACGCTAGGGACGCCTACGCTCCCTCCGTCGCTCGCAGTAGCAGTTGCCCGAATTCGAATACGGCTCTGCTTTCGAAAGAAGCAAAAGATCTGAAAGGACCGTACCTTTTAGTTCCAG ACGAATTCGGCATTCCCCACGTGGTCGGATTCACAGCATGGTTCGCGATGTGTCAACTAAAAG TGGAGGAATCGAATTCTGCCCCGGCGATCGCCGGCGCTACAAGTCACGGCAGTGGGCCAGCGCTGAATGCCGGTAGCCGCTTCCTTGCCATACCCGGTAATCCCG GCCAAGAACCAGGCACCAACGGGATGGATCGAAGTCCAAGCAGCGTGTCAATTAGCCGAAATCACAGTTCGTCCGCCTTAGAAAACGGAGACGCAAATCACAAG GGTAATACTCATTTTATGCGGAAAATACCAGCTGGAGCCGAGGCGAGCAACATTCTCGTAGGAGAAGTCGATTTTTTAGATAAAACGCTGTCAGCCTTTATTCGGCTAAGCCAGGCGGGAATAATGGGTGACTTAACGGAAGTTCCTGTGCCAACAAGATTTATATTTGTCCTGCTCGGACCTACG GGAGGAATCACAGGTTTCCACGAGATCGGCCGTGCCATGGCTACGTTGATGTCCGACGAGGTCTTCCACGACGTGGCGTACAAGGCCAAGAACAGAAATCATCTGCTTGCAGGAATCGACGAGTTTTTAGACGCTGTTACGGTTCTACCACCAGGAGAATGGGACCCTGCGATCAGAATAGAACCACCTGCCGCTATTCCTTCGCAG GATGTAAGGAAGCGaccaaaagaagaaaaaccgAAGGAAGACCCAGACGACGAAGCAGACGAGCAAAAGTTGAGGGAAGAATCCGGTCTCTCGAGAACTGGTAGACTTTTCGGTGGCTTGATAAACGACATAAAGAGAAAAGTGCCGTTTTATTTTTCCGACTTCAAGGACGCGTTAGCTCTTCAATGCGTAGCCTCTTTTATCTTCCTGTATTTTGCCTGCCTCTCACCTATAATTACATTCGGTGGTTTGTTGAGCGAAGCCACAGGCAAAAATATGGCCGCCATGGAGTCGCTCGTTTCCGGTTTCGTTTGCGGCATCGGATATGGATTTTTCTCTGGTCAACCTCTCACCATTCTCGGTTCCACCGGCCCGGTTTTAGTCTTCGAGACGATAGTCTACGAATTTTGCAA GAAATCAGATTGGAACTACATGTCGTTCCGCTTCTGGATCGGCTCGTGGATAACACTGATTCTGGTAATCCTCGTGGCGATCGACGCTAGCGCTTTCGTGTGCTACATCACGCGGTTCACGGAGGAGAACTTCGCCACTCTGATCGCGTTTATCTTCATTTACAAG GCCATCGAAAACGTATTGTCCATCGGCAAAAAGTATCCTATAAATACTCATGCGAACGAACCGTTCAACTACGAGTGTTGGTGCAAGCCGCCGAATGGCAGCCTACCGTCTAGCTACGACAACATTAATTGGACGGCTCTCGATCAAAAAATATGCCAG AGTTACAACGGCACGCTGGTGGGCGATGGTTGCAACCTACCGCACTACACACCCGATGTGTTCCTCATGTCAATTATACTATTCATGGGCACATTCTTGCTATCCATCGAGCTCAAAGATTTCAAGAACGCTCTCTTCTTTCCATCAAAG GTCAGACAGGTGGTCAGTGATTTTGCGGTAATCATCGCGATTTTTTCGATGAGCACGCTCGACCATTTCGTGAATATTCCGACGCCCAAGCTCGAAGTACCGGAGGAATTCAAGCCGACGTTGGCCGGTCGGGGATGGATGATCTGGCCTTTTCAAAACAATCCATGGTGGAGCGCCATCGTCGCGTGTCTACCAGCTCTCTTAGGCACTATACTGATTTTTATGGATCAACAAATTACAGCCGTGATAGTCAATAGGAAAGAGAACAAATTAAAG AAAGGATGCGGCTATCATTTGGATCTGTTCGTCCTTGCGATCCTGATAGAAATTTGCTCGGTGATGGGACTGCCCTGGTTCGTCGCGGCAACGGTACTCTCGATCAATCACGTGAATTCGTTGAAGCTGGAATCGGAATGTGCCGCGCCAGGTGAAAAACCGCAGTTCCTCGGTGTCCGCGAACAGCGTGTTACACacattttaatctttttgaTGATCGGCTGCTCGGTTCTGCTCACGCCAATGCTGAGACACATACCGATGCCGGTGCTGTTTGGAGTTTTCCTCTACATGGGAGTTGCTTCGTTGAAGGGACTTCAATTTTTCGACAGAATATTAATCATGCTGATGCCGGTTAAATACCAACCTGACTATATGTTCCTTCGGCag GTACCATTGAAACGCGTTCATCTGTTTACAACGATACAGTTGACTTGTTTAGCCTGCTTGTGGATTATCAAATCTTTCAGCAGCACCTCCATCCTGTTTCCTTTGATG ttGGTGGTGATGATCGGGATACGAAAGTCCTTAGACTTGTTGTTCACTCAACGCGAGTTAAAGATCTTGGACGACGTAATGCCGGAACCAAGCAGGAAACACGCCGAAGATCTACGACAACTGGAGAGCGGCGAG GAACAGAACGAGTCTATGGGATACGGACCGTCGGGAAACATACAGATTTCGTTAGCGAACGGCAACATTATGAAGATCCCAATGGCGAGCATCAATATCAGCGAAGAGGTGAATAAAACCGGGATTTGGCAACAAGTGAACGAAGGCAACGAGAAAACGAAACAAGTGAAACTTATCAA CGCGGGAAAGCAGAAGAAGCactcgaagaaagaaaacgtgtTGATGGCTGACGAGACTACGAGGTTGACTACGATGACCGAAGAGGACGAAGATGACAGTGGAATCTCTATCAAG GTAGACTTGATACGATCGAAGGAAAGCATCAGCCCGTTAACGATTAACGGCACTACCTCGGCCGAGACTTCTGTCTAA